A region of Panicum virgatum strain AP13 chromosome 8N, P.virgatum_v5, whole genome shotgun sequence DNA encodes the following proteins:
- the LOC120685036 gene encoding methyl-CpG-binding domain protein 2-like yields the protein MPVCPPGAASTLVAAAGPGAASPSPLPPDGHPPRGGGPSRGSEAPRRLPVQGGESLATVESRRGLGERTALAALGGGRSTGGATARRGRGGRGLATLGRGGGAALGWGQGLGRVPGWRLGCWEPGTGLGLGVRRNGGNPKDLIYIKG from the exons ATGCCCGTGTGCCCGCCAGGGGCGGCGAGTACCCtcgtcgcggcggccggtccAGGGGCGGCGAGCCCCTCCCCGCTCCCCCCCGATGGCCATccccctcgcggcggcggcccgtccAGGGGCAGCGAGGCCCCCCGGCGGCTGCCCGTCCAGGGCGGCGAGTCCCTCGCGACGGTGGAGTCGAGGAGAGGGCTGGGGGAGCGGACGGCCCTGGCGGCGCTCGGAGGGGGCCGCTCCACTGGGGGCGCGACCGCGCGCCGGGGGAGGGGGGGTCGCGGACTCGCGACGCTGGGtcgtgggggcggcgcggcgctgggtTGGGGGCAGGGGCTCGGGAGGGTGCCGGGATGGCGGCTGGGCTGCTGGGAGCCTGGGACTGGACTGGGACTGGGAGTCCGGAGGAATGGAGGAAACCCTAAAGATCTgatatatataaagg GTTAA
- the LOC120684608 gene encoding probable prefoldin subunit 2, producing MASKAGDDGKEAINEQIIANTYANMRTEMNQLYTKITELEMEVGEHSLVIGAIEPLDPSRRCYRMIGGVLVERTIKEVLPAVKRNKEGLEEVIARMHEALERKKKEITEFELKYKIRIRKADNDSEEGGKKEGTAQGVLVGPAGQ from the coding sequence ATGGCAAGCAAAGCAGGTGATGACGGCAAAGAAGCCATAAATGAGCAAATAATCGCCAACACTTATGCCAACATGCGCACCGAAATGAACCAGCTCTACACCAAGATCACGGAGCTGGAGATGGAGGTCGGCGAGCACTCTCTCGTGATCGGCGCGATCGAGCCGCTGGACCCCTCGAGGCGCTGCTACAGGATGATTGGTGGCGTCCTGGTGGAGAGGACCATCAAGGAGGTCCTGCCCGCAGTGAAGCGCAACAAGGAGGGCCTCGAGGAGGTGATCGCCCGCATGCACGAGGCgctggagaggaagaagaaggagatcaCCGAGTTCGagctcaagtacaagatcaggATTCGTAAGGCCGACAACGACTCTGAGGAAGGCGGGAAGAAGGAAGGCACTGCGCAGGGAGTTCTTGTTGGTCCTGCGGGGCAGTAA
- the LOC120684607 gene encoding THUMP domain-containing protein 1 homolog: MAPGGGGGGAGAKGGGGRKRKFLPHGKPVRKGAYPLRPGVQGFFITCDGGRERQATREALSLLDSFYEDLVDGKGSDEKPKGIPDKPLNKKIKFEDSDSSDDEDEDHSGEEADNGNGNDVEKGENAPAEQEQEVLNTSVPASKDDEEQAGTAEEPKEKKQRVEDPPVSEQIEHKETADEPKESTDKPKESTDKPKESTTKQKESTERNIDDLIDEDLKELGDRKKRLFASLDSGCNGCIFIQMHKRAGDPGPVEIVQNMMSSAVSTRKHMSRFILRVLPAEVACYASEEEISKAISPLVEKYFPTECPSGHKFAVLYEARSNTGIDRMKIINAVAKSVPQPHKVDLKNPDKTIIVQIAKTICMIGVVERYKELAKFNLRQLTSSESEK, encoded by the exons atggcccccggcggcggcggcggcggagctggcgcCAAGGGTGGTGGTGGGAGGAAGCGCAAGTTCCTTCCCCACGGGAAGCCGGTGCGGAAGGGGGCGTACCCGCTCCGCCCCGGCGTGCAGGGCTTCTTCATCACCTGCGACGGCGGCCGGGAGCGCCAGGCCACCCGCGAGGCCCTCTCCCTCCTCGACTCC TTCTATGAAGACCTGGTGGATGGGAAAGGATCGGATGAGAAACCCAAAGGCATTCCTGACAAGCCACTGAACAAAAAGATAAAGTTTGAGGACTCTGATTCCTCagatgatgaggatgaagacCATTCAGGTGAGGAAGCTGACAATGGGAATGGGAATGATGTGGAGAAAGGTGAAAATGCTCCAGCCGAGCAGGAACAGGAGGTACTTAACACCTCTGTACCTGCCAGTAAGGATGATGAGGAACAAGCAGGCACTGCTGAAGAACCAAAAGAAAAGAAGCAACGTGTGGAAGACCCTCCAGTTTCTGAACAGATAGAACACAAGGAGACTGCTGATGAACCAAAGGAGTCTACTGATAAACCAAAAGAGTCCACTGATAAGCCAAAAGAGTCCACTACTAAGCAAAAAGAGTCCACTGAAAGAAACATTGATGATTTAATTGACGAAGACTTGAAAGAACTGGGAGACAGGAAAAAG AGGCTCTTTGCAAGCCTTGACTCAGGCTGCAATGGTTGCATATTCATTCAAATGCATAAACGAGCAGGAGACCCTGGTCCAGTTGAGATTGTACAAAACATGATGTCATCGGCTGTTTCAACTCGTAAACATATGTCAAG ATTTATTCTGCGTGTTTTGCCTGCTGAGGTTGCATGCTATGCATCTGAAGAGGAAATATCAAAAGCAATTAGTCCCCTTGTTGAAAAGTACTTCCCAACAGAATGCCCTTCAGGTCATAAG TTTGCAGTGTTATATGAAGCAAGGTCCAACACAGGAATTGAtagaatgaaaattataaatgCAGTAGCGAAATCTGTACCGCAACCTCACAAAGTTGACCTGAAAAATCCGGACAAAACTATTATTGTCCAGATTGCAAAG ACCATATGCATGATCGGAGTTGTCGAAAGATACAAAGAGCTCGCGAAGTTCAACCTAAGGCAGCTGACCTCATCAGAGTCGGAGAAGTAG
- the LOC120685321 gene encoding uncharacterized protein LOC120685321 isoform X1, whose amino-acid sequence MEKRKRVLELRDRLDRTLALPDLAEESSLRALVKKQILASSLTGYDEVLGDIDLIAETRAKEVSEFLEMLDTSRDRRSSKVHGSPQKEWKVKQDTDQLRVMYREGPDGTPFHTLLAEGFADGPIDVCTCVSWEPALYKKWFPQYNLPTFRIDQSGCLKKVRIGEEICLLRVKVPWPVSEREALLHYFELEYLKEDVVIVIMKTISDLDTINIRTHGFSRDGIPEAGDTVRIDVFGGFVLQRITKDRSFFRAIANMDMKLDFVPPWLINFMSRQLIGSGHKLYQKAVSTVATCDEDYKKALRGPLYVRIREYQDSGDKAKVTTAEENATEVPPDNPIVQNHLTVKNTTSNSEIVEEESEQNMSFKVDRLPSSPPYVPAEQAQQIKNIPFISPEVEHALGILDSAIAVIRGDKTTNITTLQNLLSDNATLEESTVGSRSSKANIRNADSLLKRGPATTQTQNSREIGQAYSLPSGKVSNRAEDAIDKDSLKNSTAFTVTRTMSMTLRSAIRVHGEESLDTNGFHQNGFSNNTESKRVRKTRRWPCCLTPTTIG is encoded by the exons ATGGAGAAGAGGAAGCGGGTCCTGGAGCTGCGGGACCGGCTGGACCGGACGCTGGCGCTGCCGGACCTCGCGGAGGAGAGCTCGCTCAGGGCGCTGGTGAAGAAGCAGATCCTGGCGTCGTCGCTGACAGGCTACGACGAAG TTTTAGGCGATATCGACCTTATTGCTGAAACGCGGGCCAAAGAAGTCTCGGAGTTTCTTGAAATGCTCGATACTTCAAGAGACAGACGATCTTCAAAGGTTCATGGGTCGCCACAGAAGGAGTGGAAG GTGAAGCAAGATACAGACCAATTAAGAGTCATGTACCGTGAGGGACCAGATGGGACCCCATTTCACACCCTTCTTGCTGAAGGCTTTGCTGATGGACCTATCGATGTTT GTACATGTGTGTCGTGGGAACCGGCTCTGTACAAAAAATG GTTTCCACAATACAACCTGCCAACTTTTAGAATTGATCAATCAGGCTGCTTGAAAAAGGTTCGGATTGGTGAAGAAATTTGTTTGCTCAG AGTGAAGGTTCCATGGCCGGTTTCTGAAAGAGAGGCTCTTCTACACTACTTTGAACTGGAGTATCTTAAAGAAGATGTCGTCATTGTAATCATGAAAACT ATATCAGATTTGGATACTATAAATATACGGACACATGGATTTAGTAGGGATGGGATTCCTGAAGCTGGTGACACAGTTCGGATAGATGTATTTGGAGGCTTTGTTTTGCAAAGGATTACAAAAGACAGAAGCTTTTTCAG GGCAATAGCTAATATGGACATGAAGCTAGACTTTGTTCCACCATGGTTGATCAACTTCATGTCAAGGCAGCTAATTGGCAGTGGGCATAAACTCTATCAGAAG GCAGTCAGTACTGTGGCCACTTGTGACGAGGACTACAAGAAAGCTTTGAGAGGACCACTCTATGTTAGGATCCGCGAATACCAGGATTCTGGTGACAAGGCAAAGGTGACCACAGCAGAGGAAAATGCTACAGAGGTGCCCCCTGATAACCCCATTGTACAGAATCATTTGACAGTAAAAAATACCACATCGAATAGTGAGATTGTCGAGGAGGAGAGCGAACAGAACATGTCCTTCAAGGTGGATAGACTTCCAAGTAGCCCTCCTTACGTACCGGCTGAGCAAGCACAACAGATAAAAAATATACCTTTTATCAGTCCTGAGGTAGAGCATGCATTGGGCATATTGGACAGCGCTATTGCAGTTATCAGAGGCGATAAGACCACAAACATCACCACACTGCAAAATTTGCTCAGTGACAATGCAACTTTGGAAGAGAGTACTGTTGGTTCGAGGAGTTCAAAAGCTAACATTCGTAATGCAGACAGTCTTCTGAAAAGAGGTCCTGCTACCACACAAACACAGAATTCCAG AGAGATCGGGCAAGCATATTCATTGCCCAGTGGCAAAGTTAGCAATAGGGCAGAAGACGCCATTGACAAAGATTCTCTGAAGAATTCAACAGCTTTTACCGTAACAAGGACAATGTCAATGACATTGAGAAGCGCAATAAGGGTGCACGGTGAAGAGAGCCTGGACACAAATGGCTTCCATCAGAACGGTTTCAGCAACAACACAGAGTCAAAGCGAGTGAGGAAGACCAGGAGGTGGCCCTGCTGCTTGACCCCTACCACCATAGGATGA
- the LOC120685321 gene encoding uncharacterized protein LOC120685321 isoform X2 codes for MYREGPDGTPFHTLLAEGFADGPIDVCTCVSWEPALYKKWFPQYNLPTFRIDQSGCLKKVRIGEEICLLRVKVPWPVSEREALLHYFELEYLKEDVVIVIMKTISDLDTINIRTHGFSRDGIPEAGDTVRIDVFGGFVLQRITKDRSFFRAIANMDMKLDFVPPWLINFMSRQLIGSGHKLYQKAVSTVATCDEDYKKALRGPLYVRIREYQDSGDKAKVTTAEENATEVPPDNPIVQNHLTVKNTTSNSEIVEEESEQNMSFKVDRLPSSPPYVPAEQAQQIKNIPFISPEVEHALGILDSAIAVIRGDKTTNITTLQNLLSDNATLEESTVGSRSSKANIRNADSLLKRGPATTQTQNSREIGQAYSLPSGKVSNRAEDAIDKDSLKNSTAFTVTRTMSMTLRSAIRVHGEESLDTNGFHQNGFSNNTESKRVRKTRRWPCCLTPTTIG; via the exons ATGTACCGTGAGGGACCAGATGGGACCCCATTTCACACCCTTCTTGCTGAAGGCTTTGCTGATGGACCTATCGATGTTT GTACATGTGTGTCGTGGGAACCGGCTCTGTACAAAAAATG GTTTCCACAATACAACCTGCCAACTTTTAGAATTGATCAATCAGGCTGCTTGAAAAAGGTTCGGATTGGTGAAGAAATTTGTTTGCTCAG AGTGAAGGTTCCATGGCCGGTTTCTGAAAGAGAGGCTCTTCTACACTACTTTGAACTGGAGTATCTTAAAGAAGATGTCGTCATTGTAATCATGAAAACT ATATCAGATTTGGATACTATAAATATACGGACACATGGATTTAGTAGGGATGGGATTCCTGAAGCTGGTGACACAGTTCGGATAGATGTATTTGGAGGCTTTGTTTTGCAAAGGATTACAAAAGACAGAAGCTTTTTCAG GGCAATAGCTAATATGGACATGAAGCTAGACTTTGTTCCACCATGGTTGATCAACTTCATGTCAAGGCAGCTAATTGGCAGTGGGCATAAACTCTATCAGAAG GCAGTCAGTACTGTGGCCACTTGTGACGAGGACTACAAGAAAGCTTTGAGAGGACCACTCTATGTTAGGATCCGCGAATACCAGGATTCTGGTGACAAGGCAAAGGTGACCACAGCAGAGGAAAATGCTACAGAGGTGCCCCCTGATAACCCCATTGTACAGAATCATTTGACAGTAAAAAATACCACATCGAATAGTGAGATTGTCGAGGAGGAGAGCGAACAGAACATGTCCTTCAAGGTGGATAGACTTCCAAGTAGCCCTCCTTACGTACCGGCTGAGCAAGCACAACAGATAAAAAATATACCTTTTATCAGTCCTGAGGTAGAGCATGCATTGGGCATATTGGACAGCGCTATTGCAGTTATCAGAGGCGATAAGACCACAAACATCACCACACTGCAAAATTTGCTCAGTGACAATGCAACTTTGGAAGAGAGTACTGTTGGTTCGAGGAGTTCAAAAGCTAACATTCGTAATGCAGACAGTCTTCTGAAAAGAGGTCCTGCTACCACACAAACACAGAATTCCAG AGAGATCGGGCAAGCATATTCATTGCCCAGTGGCAAAGTTAGCAATAGGGCAGAAGACGCCATTGACAAAGATTCTCTGAAGAATTCAACAGCTTTTACCGTAACAAGGACAATGTCAATGACATTGAGAAGCGCAATAAGGGTGCACGGTGAAGAGAGCCTGGACACAAATGGCTTCCATCAGAACGGTTTCAGCAACAACACAGAGTCAAAGCGAGTGAGGAAGACCAGGAGGTGGCCCTGCTGCTTGACCCCTACCACCATAGGATGA